A section of the Pseudomonas tritici genome encodes:
- a CDS encoding MFS transporter: MPLSLLILALSAFAIGTTEFVIMGLLPDVAADLGVSIPGAGWLVTGYALGVAIGAPFMALATAKLPRKAALVALMGIFIIGNLLCALASDYNVLMFARVVTALCHGAFFGIGSVVAANLVPANKRASAVALMFTGLTLANVLGVPLGTALGQEAGWRSTFWAVTVIGVVALIGLIRFLPAKRDEEKLDMRAELAALKGAGIWLSLSMTALFAASMFTLFTYVAPLLGDVTGVSPKGVTWTLLLIGLGLTVGNIIGGKLADKRLAATLIGVFISMAVVSTALTWTSVAIIPTEITLFLWATASFAAVPALQINVVTFGKAAPNLVSTLNIGAFNIGNALGAWVGGSVIAHGFGLTSVPLAAAALAILALVVTLITFRQSGDAGLAPATN, translated from the coding sequence ATGCCCCTCTCGCTACTCATACTGGCACTCAGCGCCTTCGCCATCGGCACCACCGAGTTCGTCATCATGGGCTTGCTGCCCGATGTAGCGGCGGACCTGGGTGTGTCGATTCCCGGCGCCGGCTGGCTGGTCACCGGCTACGCCCTGGGCGTGGCCATCGGTGCACCTTTCATGGCACTGGCCACCGCCAAGCTGCCACGCAAGGCCGCCCTGGTAGCGTTGATGGGCATCTTCATTATCGGCAACCTGCTCTGCGCCCTGGCCAGTGACTACAACGTGCTGATGTTTGCCCGCGTCGTCACGGCGCTGTGCCACGGTGCTTTCTTTGGGATTGGTTCAGTGGTAGCGGCCAACCTTGTGCCGGCTAACAAGCGTGCTTCGGCCGTAGCCTTGATGTTCACCGGTTTGACCCTGGCCAACGTGCTCGGCGTACCCCTGGGTACCGCGCTGGGCCAGGAAGCCGGCTGGCGCTCGACGTTCTGGGCGGTGACGGTGATTGGTGTGGTGGCGTTGATTGGCCTGATCCGCTTCCTGCCCGCCAAGCGTGATGAAGAGAAACTCGACATGCGCGCCGAACTGGCCGCGCTCAAAGGCGCCGGCATCTGGCTGTCGCTGAGCATGACTGCGCTGTTCGCCGCGTCCATGTTCACCCTCTTCACCTACGTTGCGCCGCTGCTCGGCGATGTCACCGGCGTGTCGCCCAAGGGCGTGACCTGGACCCTGCTGCTGATCGGCCTGGGCCTCACCGTGGGCAATATCATTGGCGGCAAGCTGGCGGATAAACGCCTGGCGGCCACCCTGATCGGCGTGTTCATCAGTATGGCGGTGGTTTCCACCGCGCTGACCTGGACCAGCGTCGCCATCATCCCGACTGAAATCACCTTGTTCCTGTGGGCCACCGCCTCGTTCGCCGCCGTGCCCGCGTTGCAGATCAACGTGGTGACCTTCGGCAAGGCCGCACCGAACCTGGTGTCCACCCTGAACATCGGCGCCTTCAACATCGGCAACGCGCTGGGTGCCTGGGTTGGCGGCAGTGTGATAGCCCACGGTTTCGGCTTGACCAGTGTGCCGTTAGCCGCAGCGGCCCTGGCGATCCTCGCGCTGGTGGTGACCCTGATTACTTTCCGTCAGAGCGGCGATGCCGGCCTGGCCCCTGCGACCAACTGA
- a CDS encoding ArsR/SmtB family transcription factor: MSIDLDEIIKALAHPVRRDILTWLKDPKVQFPEQLHNHEYGICAGQIDQRCGLSQSTVSAHLATLQRAGLISSQKAGQWHFFKRNEDTIQAFLAALITELSADENAAL; this comes from the coding sequence ATGTCCATCGACCTCGACGAAATAATAAAAGCCCTGGCGCACCCAGTACGACGAGACATCCTCACTTGGCTGAAAGACCCGAAAGTGCAGTTCCCCGAGCAACTGCACAACCACGAGTACGGCATCTGCGCCGGGCAGATCGACCAGCGCTGCGGCTTGTCCCAGTCGACCGTGTCGGCCCACCTCGCCACCTTGCAACGCGCAGGGCTGATCAGCAGCCAGAAGGCCGGCCAGTGGCACTTTTTCAAACGCAACGAGGACACCATCCAGGCCTTCCTCGCGGCGCTCATCACTGAACTCAGCGCTGACGAAAACGCAGCGCTGTAA
- a CDS encoding ACP phosphodiesterase, whose amino-acid sequence MNYLAHLHLGGQLPAQLLGSLYGDFVKGRLQGQFSPQIESAIQLHRSIDRFTDSHPLVGEALSRFSLTRRRYAGIVLDVFFDHCLARDWALYADQPLERFTSQVYRVLAAEPQLPGRLAQIAPYMAADDWLGSYREFAVMEQVLRGISRRLTQPEALGFAMQELRVLYEPLSEDFRVFYPELQAFARNHLTTGV is encoded by the coding sequence ATGAATTATCTCGCACATCTGCACCTGGGCGGCCAACTTCCTGCGCAATTGCTGGGCAGCCTGTATGGCGACTTTGTCAAAGGCCGCCTGCAGGGGCAGTTCAGCCCGCAAATCGAATCGGCGATCCAGCTGCACCGCTCGATTGACCGTTTTACCGACAGCCACCCGTTGGTGGGGGAGGCGTTGTCACGCTTCAGCCTGACCCGCAGGCGCTATGCCGGGATCGTCCTCGATGTGTTTTTCGACCACTGCCTGGCGCGGGATTGGGCGTTGTATGCCGACCAACCGCTGGAGCGCTTCACGTCGCAGGTGTACCGCGTGCTGGCGGCCGAGCCGCAGTTGCCAGGGCGGCTGGCGCAGATTGCGCCGTATATGGCGGCGGATGATTGGTTGGGTTCTTACCGCGAGTTTGCGGTGATGGAGCAGGTGTTGCGCGGGATCTCGCGGCGGCTGACACAGCCGGAGGCGTTGGGGTTTGCGATGCAGGAGTTGCGGGTGTTGTATGAGCCTTTGAGTGAAGACTTCCGGGTGTTCTATCCAGAGCTGCAGGCCTTTGCACGCAACCACCTGACCACTGGGGTCTAA
- a CDS encoding lysophospholipid acyltransferase family protein has translation MSRLRIYGRIARVLVVVALGLSMASVFGLFERLGVANSMVRRQRWSRFFMARLTNALPFRVTVHGELPTQPMLWVSNHVSWTDIPLLGAVAPMSFLSKAEVRTWPVAGWLAAKAGSLFIRRGSGDSQLIRKQMTRHLEQQHPLLMFPEGTTTDGRSLRTFHGRLLASAIDADVSLQPVAIRYLRDGQVDPLAPFIGDDDLLSHLMRLFGNDQGDVEIHVLKPIACAGQERAALAYQAQQAVQKALFGPLPEAEQIAVRPAFAA, from the coding sequence ATGAGCCGCCTGCGGATCTACGGGCGCATTGCCCGCGTGCTGGTGGTGGTGGCGCTGGGCTTGAGCATGGCCAGCGTGTTTGGCCTGTTTGAGCGTTTGGGCGTGGCCAACTCGATGGTGCGCCGCCAGCGTTGGTCGCGGTTCTTCATGGCGCGCCTGACCAATGCCCTGCCCTTTCGCGTGACGGTGCACGGCGAGTTGCCGACGCAGCCCATGCTGTGGGTGAGCAATCACGTGTCCTGGACCGATATTCCACTGCTGGGCGCTGTGGCGCCGATGTCGTTCCTGTCCAAGGCCGAAGTGCGCACCTGGCCGGTGGCCGGCTGGTTGGCGGCTAAAGCAGGCAGCCTGTTTATCCGCAGGGGTTCGGGTGACAGTCAGTTGATCCGCAAGCAGATGACCCGTCACTTGGAACAACAGCACCCGCTGCTGATGTTCCCGGAAGGCACCACCACCGACGGCCGCAGCCTGCGCACGTTCCACGGGCGCTTGCTGGCCAGTGCGATCGATGCGGATGTGTCGCTGCAACCGGTGGCGATCCGTTATTTGCGCGACGGCCAAGTGGACCCGCTGGCACCGTTTATTGGCGATGATGATTTGCTGTCGCACCTGATGCGTCTGTTTGGCAATGACCAAGGTGATGTGGAGATTCATGTGCTCAAGCCGATTGCCTGTGCCGGGCAGGAGCGCGCGGCGCTGGCGTATCAGGCGCAGCAGGCGGTGCAGAAGGCGTTGTTTGGGCCGTTGCCGGAAGCAGAACAGATCGCGGTTCGACCGGCATTCGCGGCATAA
- the olsB gene encoding L-ornithine N(alpha)-acyltransferase — MTQIARISDTGNERRLQAERLIGAQALQEAQALRFNVFSGEFNAKLKGAELGLDMDDYDVHCSHIGVRDLNSGRLVATTRLLDHQAASTLGRFYSEEEFSLHGLLHLQGPILEIGRTCVDPAYRNGGTIAVLWGELAEVLNQGGYSYLMGCASIPMHDGGIQAHAIMQRLRERYLCNEHLRAEPKKPLPALDLPSNVIAEMPPLLKAYMRLGAKICGEPCWDEDFQVADVFILLKRDELCPRYARHFKAAM, encoded by the coding sequence ATGACTCAGATCGCCCGCATCAGCGACACCGGCAATGAACGCCGTCTGCAAGCCGAACGCCTGATCGGCGCACAGGCTTTGCAGGAAGCCCAGGCCTTGCGGTTCAACGTGTTCAGCGGCGAGTTCAACGCCAAGCTGAAAGGCGCGGAACTGGGCCTGGACATGGATGACTATGATGTTCACTGCAGCCATATCGGTGTGCGGGATTTGAACAGCGGTCGATTGGTCGCCACCACCCGTTTGCTCGACCACCAGGCCGCGAGCACCCTGGGCCGGTTCTACAGCGAAGAAGAATTCAGCCTGCACGGTTTGCTGCACTTGCAGGGCCCTATCCTGGAAATCGGCCGCACCTGCGTCGACCCCGCCTACCGCAACGGCGGCACGATTGCCGTGTTGTGGGGCGAGTTGGCCGAAGTGTTGAACCAAGGCGGCTACAGCTACCTGATGGGGTGCGCAAGCATTCCGATGCACGACGGCGGCATCCAGGCCCACGCGATCATGCAGCGTCTGCGCGAACGCTACCTGTGCAACGAACACCTGCGTGCCGAACCGAAGAAACCACTGCCGGCACTGGACCTGCCGTCCAACGTAATCGCCGAGATGCCACCGCTGCTCAAGGCCTATATGCGCCTGGGTGCGAAGATCTGCGGCGAGCCGTGCTGGGATGAAGATTTCCAAGTGGCCGACGTGTTCATCCTGCTCAAGCGCGATGAGCTATGCCCGCGTTACGCCCGCCACTTCAAGGCAGCCATGTGA
- a CDS encoding serine hydrolase domain-containing protein, whose amino-acid sequence MVRGLLCVALLLVTVTAHAETWPDKEWAKGTPLAGPAVDALDAYAFPARDDTTRQGIRTDALLVIRDGEVIYERYAAPTTASTPHLTWSISKSLMATVLGVAYGDNRFKLTDPVARFYPPMKQHPTVTMADLLHWASGLDWQEDYEYAPLKSSVVAMLYTRGRADMADFAADTEAASAPGQAFRYSSGDTNILSAALKGMLGLKAYMSYPWDALFKPLGIRSATWETDADETFVASSYAYLTARDLARVGLLMARDGRWGDQQLLPKDWVTFNRQPFDKYKAGQDEAVPGGHWWLNQGAPRPWPDAPADTFAALGHWGQALYVMPDERLVIVRYGDDRDGSYRHNELLKRVLAAVQP is encoded by the coding sequence ATGGTCAGAGGCTTGTTGTGCGTTGCCTTGCTGCTCGTCACCGTGACTGCCCACGCTGAAACCTGGCCCGATAAAGAATGGGCCAAGGGCACACCGCTCGCAGGTCCTGCCGTCGACGCTTTGGATGCTTACGCTTTCCCTGCGCGAGACGACACCACCCGCCAAGGCATTCGCACCGACGCGTTGCTGGTGATCCGCGACGGCGAGGTTATCTACGAACGCTACGCCGCACCCACCACCGCCAGCACGCCGCACCTCACCTGGTCCATCAGTAAAAGCCTGATGGCCACCGTGCTGGGCGTGGCCTATGGCGATAACCGCTTTAAATTGACCGACCCGGTCGCGCGCTTCTACCCGCCGATGAAGCAACACCCAACCGTGACCATGGCCGATTTGCTGCACTGGGCCTCGGGCCTGGACTGGCAGGAAGACTACGAATACGCGCCACTGAAATCTTCAGTGGTGGCGATGCTCTACACCCGTGGCCGCGCCGATATGGCTGACTTTGCCGCGGACACGGAGGCGGCCAGCGCACCCGGCCAGGCCTTTCGTTACTCCAGCGGCGACACCAACATCTTGTCCGCCGCTCTCAAAGGCATGCTCGGCCTCAAGGCTTATATGAGTTACCCCTGGGATGCCCTGTTCAAGCCCTTGGGTATCCGCAGTGCCACGTGGGAAACCGACGCCGATGAAACCTTTGTCGCCTCGTCCTACGCCTACCTCACCGCCCGCGACCTGGCGCGCGTCGGCCTGCTGATGGCGCGGGATGGTCGTTGGGGGGATCAACAGTTGCTGCCAAAGGATTGGGTGACCTTCAATCGCCAGCCGTTCGATAAATACAAAGCCGGCCAGGACGAAGCCGTCCCCGGCGGCCATTGGTGGCTCAATCAAGGCGCCCCACGGCCCTGGCCCGACGCCCCCGCCGACACCTTTGCCGCCCTCGGCCATTGGGGCCAGGCGCTGTATGTGATGCCCGACGAACGCCTGGTGATCGTGCGCTATGGCGACGACCGCGACGGCAGCTACCGCCACAACGAACTGCTCAAACGCGTGCTCGCGGCGGTGCAACCATGA
- a CDS encoding amidase, whose product MIRRRPFTSLFLLLLLALLGWIWHERVNLQAFPDIIAAYTAKEYCSCRYVANNPAEYCRGYVKQYVPTSAFSDNPARSEVTASGLGRTHSARWLGDRQGCRLTP is encoded by the coding sequence ATGATCCGCCGTCGTCCGTTTACCAGCCTGTTTCTCCTGCTGCTTCTCGCCCTGCTGGGGTGGATCTGGCACGAGCGCGTCAACCTGCAAGCCTTCCCCGACATCATCGCGGCGTATACGGCCAAGGAGTATTGCTCGTGTCGGTATGTGGCGAACAACCCGGCCGAGTATTGCCGGGGGTATGTGAAGCAATACGTGCCGACCAGCGCATTCAGCGACAACCCGGCGCGCAGTGAAGTGACGGCGAGTGGGTTGGGGCGTACCCACAGTGCGCGGTGGTTGGGCGACCGCCAGGGCTGCCGCCTGACGCCCTGA
- a CDS encoding YceI family protein: MFNASLFNPLAFALLATVAVPAHADWYLDNESSRLSFVTTKNTEIAEVHRFLVLHGKVDSKGAAQMEVEMESVNSGIPLRDERMRNQLFEIKTFPEALISAQINLQPINDLAPGAQLELRMPLSVTLHGKTQTYSAELLATRLDDRRFQVVTLEPVVLHAEDFDLAPGVAALRKAAGLASISLSVPVGAVLIFTAR, from the coding sequence ATGTTCAACGCTTCTCTATTCAACCCCCTGGCCTTCGCCCTCCTGGCCACCGTCGCTGTGCCTGCCCACGCCGACTGGTACCTGGATAACGAATCCTCGCGCCTATCGTTCGTTACCACCAAAAACACCGAGATTGCCGAAGTCCATCGCTTCCTGGTGTTGCACGGCAAGGTCGACAGCAAAGGTGCGGCCCAGATGGAAGTGGAAATGGAGTCGGTCAACAGCGGCATTCCCCTGCGCGATGAGCGCATGCGCAACCAGTTGTTCGAGATCAAGACCTTCCCCGAAGCGTTGATCAGCGCACAGATCAATCTGCAACCCATCAATGACCTCGCGCCCGGAGCACAGTTGGAATTGCGCATGCCGCTGTCCGTGACCCTGCATGGCAAAACCCAGACCTACAGCGCCGAATTGCTGGCCACGCGCTTGGACGACCGACGTTTCCAAGTAGTGACCCTGGAACCGGTGGTGCTGCACGCCGAGGATTTCGATCTGGCGCCGGGTGTGGCGGCGTTGCGCAAGGCGGCGGGGCTTGCGTCGATCAGTTTGTCGGTACCGGTGGGTGCGGTGCTGATCTTTACGGCACGCTGA
- a CDS encoding phospholipase D-like domain-containing protein, with the protein MSGAVFPWRSANRFELLIDGPQFFPQMLVGIARAERQVDLELYLVEAGACAEALVQALVLAAERGVQVRCLFDDYGSLAFTLGLRKRLTDAGVQLRFYNRLSWRRWMRNFYRDHRKLLLIDQSSAVVGGTGVTDEFWTPGQDTADWHEVMVQISGPLVLDWQALFDRQWHANAARREWKPATHFGLPRLPKVPATGPGLGRVAYADARQHRDILQSLIRALNNSHQRIWLATPYFLPTWGVRRALRRAAGRGVDVRLLLTGPRTDHPSVRYAGHRYYPRLLRSGVQIFEYQPCFLHLKMVLVDDWVSIGSCNFDHWNLRFNLEANLEALDPELTLAVKGSFERDFAQSQAVSLEAWKSRPLWRRVKQRVWGWIDRLVVNLLDRRG; encoded by the coding sequence ATGAGCGGCGCGGTGTTTCCATGGCGCAGCGCCAATCGGTTCGAGTTGCTGATCGACGGCCCGCAATTCTTCCCGCAGATGCTGGTGGGCATCGCCCGTGCCGAGCGGCAAGTGGACCTTGAACTCTATCTGGTGGAGGCCGGAGCCTGCGCCGAAGCGCTGGTACAGGCGCTGGTGCTGGCGGCCGAGCGTGGTGTGCAGGTGCGTTGCCTGTTTGATGATTACGGCAGCCTGGCGTTTACCCTCGGCTTGCGTAAACGCCTGACCGATGCCGGTGTACAACTGCGTTTCTACAATCGCCTGAGCTGGCGCCGCTGGATGCGTAATTTTTACCGCGACCACCGCAAGCTGTTGCTGATCGACCAGAGCAGTGCGGTGGTCGGCGGTACGGGGGTGACGGATGAATTCTGGACCCCTGGCCAAGACACCGCCGACTGGCATGAAGTGATGGTGCAAATCAGCGGCCCGCTGGTGCTGGACTGGCAGGCGCTGTTCGACCGTCAATGGCACGCGAACGCGGCGCGCCGGGAATGGAAGCCCGCCACCCACTTTGGTTTACCGCGTTTGCCCAAGGTGCCGGCGACTGGGCCGGGCCTGGGCCGCGTGGCCTACGCCGACGCCCGTCAGCATCGCGATATTTTGCAATCGCTGATCCGTGCCCTGAATAACAGTCACCAGCGCATCTGGCTGGCCACGCCCTATTTTCTGCCAACCTGGGGCGTTCGTCGCGCTTTGCGCCGTGCGGCCGGGCGCGGGGTGGATGTGCGTTTACTGCTCACCGGCCCGCGCACCGATCACCCGTCTGTACGTTACGCCGGGCACCGGTATTACCCGCGATTGCTGCGCTCGGGTGTACAGATCTTTGAGTACCAGCCGTGCTTCCTGCACCTCAAAATGGTGCTGGTGGATGACTGGGTCAGCATTGGCTCGTGCAACTTCGATCACTGGAACCTGCGTTTCAACCTGGAAGCCAACCTGGAAGCGTTGGACCCCGAGCTGACGCTGGCGGTGAAGGGCAGTTTCGAACGCGATTTTGCCCAGAGCCAGGCAGTGAGCCTGGAGGCGTGGAAGTCGCGGCCATTGTGGCGGCGGGTGAAACAACGGGTGTGGGGGTGGATTGATCGCTTGGTGGTGAACTTGCTGGACCGACGCGGCTAG
- the bglX gene encoding beta-glucosidase BglX: MKKLCLLGLVATLASHPVWAETKPAALKDKDAFVSDLLKQMTLDEKIGQLRLISIGPEMPRELIRKEIAAGRIGGTFNSITRPENRPMQDAAMRSRLKIPMFFAYDVIHGHRTIFPISLALASSWDMEAISRSGRVAAQEAAADSLDITFAPMVDISRDPRWGRTSEGFGEDTYLVSRIAEVMVKAFQGVSPANADSIMASVKHFALYGAVEGGRDYNVVDMSPVKMYQDYLPPYHAAIKAGSGGVMVALNSINGVPATANTWLMNDLLRRDWGFKGVAVSDHGAIFELIKHGVAKDGREAAKLAIKAGIDMSMNDSLYAKELPGLLKSGEIEQSDIDNAVREVLGAKYDMGLFKDPYLRIGKAEDDPADTYAESRLHRADARDIARRSLVLLKNQNNTLPLKKSATIALVGPLAKAPIDMMGSWAAAGRPAQSVTLLDGLNAVIGEKGKIIYARGANITNDKAVVDYLNFLNFDAPEVVDDTRPAQVMIDEAVKAAKDADVVVAAVGESRGMSHESSSRTDLNIPQSQRDLIKALKATGKPLVLVLMNGRPLSIVEENQQADAILETWFAGTEGGNAIADVLFGDYNPSGKLPITFPRSVGQIPTYYNHLTVGRPFTPGKPGNYTSQYFDDTTGPLFPFGYGLSYTTFNLSDMALSSTTLNKTGKLDASVTVTNTGKVDGETVVQLYIQDVAGSMIRPIKELKNFQKVMLKAGEERTLHFTITEEDLKFYNTQLKFAAEPGEFNVQIGLDSQDVQQQTFELL; encoded by the coding sequence ATGAAAAAGCTGTGTTTGCTCGGCCTTGTTGCCACTCTGGCCAGTCACCCCGTATGGGCAGAAACAAAGCCTGCTGCGCTTAAAGACAAGGACGCGTTTGTCAGCGACCTGCTCAAGCAGATGACCCTGGACGAAAAGATCGGCCAATTGCGCCTGATCAGCATCGGCCCCGAGATGCCCCGCGAGCTGATCCGCAAGGAAATCGCCGCCGGCCGTATCGGTGGCACCTTCAACTCCATCACCCGCCCGGAAAACCGTCCGATGCAGGACGCGGCCATGCGCAGCCGGCTGAAGATCCCGATGTTCTTCGCCTACGACGTGATCCACGGCCACCGCACGATCTTCCCGATCAGCCTGGCCCTGGCATCCAGCTGGGACATGGAGGCCATCAGCCGCTCCGGGCGCGTCGCTGCCCAGGAAGCCGCCGCCGACAGCCTCGACATCACTTTTGCGCCGATGGTCGACATCTCCCGCGACCCGCGCTGGGGCCGTACGTCCGAAGGCTTTGGTGAAGACACGTATCTGGTCTCGCGCATCGCCGAAGTGATGGTCAAGGCGTTCCAGGGCGTGAGCCCCGCGAATGCCGACAGCATCATGGCCAGCGTCAAGCATTTCGCCCTGTATGGCGCGGTGGAAGGCGGTCGCGACTACAACGTGGTCGACATGAGCCCGGTCAAGATGTACCAGGACTACCTGCCGCCGTACCACGCGGCGATCAAGGCCGGCTCCGGCGGCGTGATGGTGGCGCTGAACTCGATCAACGGCGTGCCTGCCACCGCCAACACCTGGCTGATGAATGACCTGCTGCGCCGGGACTGGGGCTTCAAGGGCGTGGCCGTGAGCGACCATGGCGCGATCTTCGAGCTGATCAAGCACGGCGTGGCCAAGGACGGGCGCGAAGCCGCCAAGCTGGCGATCAAGGCCGGCATCGACATGAGCATGAACGACTCGTTGTATGCCAAAGAATTGCCGGGGCTGCTCAAGTCCGGCGAGATCGAACAGAGCGACATCGATAACGCCGTGCGCGAAGTGCTCGGTGCCAAATACGACATGGGCCTGTTCAAGGACCCGTACCTGCGCATCGGCAAGGCCGAGGATGACCCGGCCGACACCTACGCCGAAAGCCGCCTGCACCGTGCCGACGCACGCGACATCGCACGCCGCAGCCTGGTGTTGCTGAAAAACCAGAACAACACCCTGCCGCTGAAAAAATCCGCGACCATCGCCCTGGTCGGCCCGCTGGCCAAGGCGCCTATTGACATGATGGGCAGTTGGGCCGCCGCCGGACGGCCTGCGCAATCGGTGACGCTGCTCGACGGTTTAAACGCGGTGATCGGCGAAAAAGGCAAGATCATCTATGCCCGTGGCGCCAACATCACCAACGACAAGGCCGTGGTCGACTACCTGAACTTCCTCAACTTCGATGCGCCGGAAGTGGTGGATGACACCCGCCCTGCCCAAGTGATGATCGACGAGGCCGTAAAGGCCGCCAAGGATGCCGATGTGGTGGTGGCTGCCGTGGGTGAGTCCCGTGGCATGTCGCACGAATCCTCGAGCCGCACCGACCTGAACATCCCGCAAAGCCAGCGCGACCTGATCAAGGCCTTGAAAGCCACCGGCAAGCCGCTTGTACTGGTGCTGATGAACGGCCGCCCGCTGTCGATTGTTGAAGAGAACCAACAGGCCGACGCGATCCTGGAAACCTGGTTCGCCGGCACCGAAGGCGGCAACGCCATTGCCGACGTGCTGTTTGGTGACTACAACCCGTCGGGCAAGCTGCCGATCACGTTCCCACGCTCGGTAGGGCAGATTCCGACGTACTACAACCACCTGACCGTCGGCCGACCGTTCACCCCAGGCAAACCGGGCAACTACACCTCGCAGTACTTCGATGACACCACCGGGCCCCTGTTCCCGTTTGGCTATGGCCTGAGCTACACCACGTTCAACCTGTCGGACATGGCGCTGTCGTCCACTACGCTGAACAAGACCGGCAAGCTCGACGCCAGTGTCACTGTGACCAACACCGGCAAGGTGGATGGCGAAACCGTGGTGCAGCTGTATATCCAGGATGTGGCCGGCTCGATGATCCGCCCGATCAAGGAGTTGAAAAACTTCCAGAAGGTCATGCTCAAGGCGGGTGAGGAGCGCACGCTGCACTTCACCATCACCGAGGAAGACCTGAAGTTCTACAACACCCAGCTCAAGTTCGCGGCGGAGCCGGGTGAGTTCAACGTGCAGATCGGGCTGGATTCCCAGGATGTGCAGCAGCAGACGTTCGAACTGCTCTGA
- a CDS encoding LemA family protein: MQAAQGYRWGLKAAVLLLISSVLSGCGINNIPTLDEQAKAAWGQVQNQYQRRADLIPNLVEVVKGYAAHEQDTLTAVIEARAKATSIQVDASTLDNPEKLKQFQQAQDGLSGALSRLMVVSERYPDLKANQNFLALQSQLEGTENRIAVARRDFIQAVQAYNTEIRTFPGRLWHSVMYSDLPVRATFEATSADADKAPQVKFK; this comes from the coding sequence ATGCAAGCAGCACAAGGTTACCGCTGGGGCTTGAAAGCCGCGGTTTTGCTATTGATCAGCAGCGTGCTGAGCGGTTGCGGCATCAACAACATCCCGACCCTGGACGAACAGGCCAAGGCCGCCTGGGGCCAGGTGCAGAACCAGTACCAACGCCGCGCCGACCTGATTCCCAACCTGGTGGAAGTGGTCAAGGGCTATGCTGCCCATGAGCAGGACACGCTCACCGCCGTGATTGAAGCGCGGGCCAAGGCCACGTCGATCCAGGTGGATGCCAGCACCCTCGACAATCCGGAAAAACTCAAGCAGTTCCAGCAAGCCCAGGATGGCTTGAGTGGCGCACTCAGTCGTTTGATGGTGGTGTCCGAGCGCTACCCGGACCTGAAGGCCAACCAGAATTTCCTGGCCCTGCAATCGCAGCTTGAAGGCACCGAAAACCGTATCGCCGTGGCACGCCGCGACTTTATCCAGGCCGTACAGGCCTACAACACCGAGATTCGCACTTTCCCTGGCCGTCTGTGGCACAGCGTGATGTACAGCGACTTGCCGGTCCGCGCCACGTTTGAGGCCACCAGTGCCGATGCCGATAAAGCGCCGCAAGTGAAGTTCAAATAA
- a CDS encoding TPM domain-containing protein yields the protein MRLLRIGLALWLLACVGVAQAALTFPALTGRVVDNAQMIDAATRQQLTQQLQALEQTSGDQIVVVTVPDLQGVPIEDFGYQLARHWGIGQKGKDNGALLIVARDERKLRIEVGYGLEGVLTDAQSWVIINQVIAPAFKAGNYSKGISDGVAAMVQVVGGEPLAVPAHVADGNFAKDNPGLSIGLFVLLIGVLWLCNRMGLPVGAILLAILSSSGRGGGGGGGGGGFRGGGGGFGGGGASGGW from the coding sequence ATGCGTTTATTACGGATAGGCCTGGCGCTGTGGCTGTTGGCCTGCGTGGGCGTGGCCCAGGCAGCGCTGACCTTCCCGGCGCTGACCGGGCGGGTGGTGGATAACGCCCAGATGATCGACGCGGCCACGCGCCAGCAACTGACACAGCAGCTGCAGGCGCTGGAACAGACGTCCGGCGACCAGATCGTAGTGGTCACCGTGCCTGACTTGCAGGGCGTACCGATTGAGGACTTCGGTTATCAATTGGCTCGCCACTGGGGTATCGGCCAGAAAGGCAAGGATAACGGCGCGCTGTTGATCGTCGCCCGCGATGAGCGCAAATTGCGCATCGAAGTCGGTTACGGCCTGGAAGGCGTGCTCACCGATGCGCAGTCGTGGGTGATCATCAATCAGGTGATTGCACCGGCGTTCAAGGCCGGTAACTACAGCAAAGGCATCAGCGACGGCGTGGCTGCGATGGTGCAAGTGGTGGGCGGTGAACCCTTGGCCGTGCCAGCCCATGTGGCGGATGGCAACTTTGCCAAGGATAATCCCGGGCTTTCCATCGGCCTGTTTGTCCTGCTGATCGGCGTGTTGTGGCTGTGCAACCGGATGGGGCTGCCAGTCGGTGCAATCCTGCTGGCGATTCTCAGCAGCAGCGGGCGCGGCGGTGGTGGCGGGGGCGGCGGTGGTGGTTTCCGGGGTGGCGGCGGCGGCTTCGGCGGCGGCGGGGCCTCGGGCGGCTGGTAA